A single window of Candoia aspera isolate rCanAsp1 chromosome 3, rCanAsp1.hap2, whole genome shotgun sequence DNA harbors:
- the TNNT2 gene encoding troponin T, cardiac muscle isoform X1, with protein sequence MPNLVPPKIPDGERVDFDDIHRKRMEKDLNELQALIEAHFENRKKEEEELIFLKDRIEQRRAERAEQQRIRSEREKERQARLAEERARKEEEEARKRAEEDARKKKAFSNMLHFGGYLQKTEKKSGKKQTEREKKKKILSERRKPLNIDHLNEDKLRERAQELWQSIHDLEAEKFDLQEKFKRQKYEISILTARCDELSKYSKAARGKPVVGGRWK encoded by the exons ATGCCCAATCTGGTGCCTCCAAAGATCCCTGATGGAGAGAGAGTAGACTTTGAT GATATTCACCGGAAGCGAATGGAAAAAGATCTGAATGAACTACAAGCCCTAATTGAGGCCCATTTTGAGAAtcgaaagaaggaagaagaagagctgATATTCCTCAAGGACAGAATT GAGCAGCGGCGAGCTGAACGAGCTGAACAACAACGGATCCGTAGTGAGCGAGAGAAGGAACGCCAGGCCCGTTTGGCT GAAGAGAGAGCtcgaaaagaggaagaggaagccaGGAAGCGGGCTGAAGAGGATGCCAGGAAGAAAAAGGCTTTCTCCAACATGCTTCATTTTGGAGGCTATCTTCAGAAG ACAGagaagaaaagtgggaaaaaacaaacagaacgggaaaagaagaaaaagatcctCAGTGAGCGCCGTAAACCCCTTAATATTGATCATTTGAATGAAGACAAATTGAG GGAAAGGGCCCAGGAACTGTGGCAGAGCATTCATGATCTAGAGGCTGAGAAATTTGATTTACAGGAAAAGTTCAAAAGACAGAAATATGAG ATTTCCATACTTACTGCACGCTGTGATGAGTTAAGCAAGTA
- the TNNT2 gene encoding troponin T, cardiac muscle isoform X2 encodes MPNLVPPKIPDGERVDFDDIHRKRMEKDLNELQALIEAHFENRKKEEEELIFLKDRIEQRRAERAEQQRIRSEREKERQARLAEERARKEEEEARKRAEEDARKKKAFSNMLHFGGYLQKTEKKSGKKQTEREKKKKILSERRKPLNIDHLNEDKLRERAQELWQSIHDLEAEKFDLQEKFKRQKYEINVLRNRISDHQKV; translated from the exons ATGCCCAATCTGGTGCCTCCAAAGATCCCTGATGGAGAGAGAGTAGACTTTGAT GATATTCACCGGAAGCGAATGGAAAAAGATCTGAATGAACTACAAGCCCTAATTGAGGCCCATTTTGAGAAtcgaaagaaggaagaagaagagctgATATTCCTCAAGGACAGAATT GAGCAGCGGCGAGCTGAACGAGCTGAACAACAACGGATCCGTAGTGAGCGAGAGAAGGAACGCCAGGCCCGTTTGGCT GAAGAGAGAGCtcgaaaagaggaagaggaagccaGGAAGCGGGCTGAAGAGGATGCCAGGAAGAAAAAGGCTTTCTCCAACATGCTTCATTTTGGAGGCTATCTTCAGAAG ACAGagaagaaaagtgggaaaaaacaaacagaacgggaaaagaagaaaaagatcctCAGTGAGCGCCGTAAACCCCTTAATATTGATCATTTGAATGAAGACAAATTGAG GGAAAGGGCCCAGGAACTGTGGCAGAGCATTCATGATCTAGAGGCTGAGAAATTTGATTTACAGGAAAAGTTCAAAAGACAGAAATATGAG